The genomic DNA TGGTGCGTCAACACAGCGTCGCACGTTTCCGCTTCATGAGACGCGTTACCCCTGGCAAGCCAAGGTGATTTCGCCGGTTTATAACTGGAAAGACAAGTCGGGCCAGTTTTCGGTCAAGGCGGCCGTGCTGGACAACGATCGTGACGCAAACACCGTCACGCTTTACCGTTTGGACACCAACGCCGAAATCACCGTTCCGATCGACAAGCTTTCCGAAGTTGACCAGCGTCGCCTGGAAAAGATTCTTGGCAACGCTCCACTGAAAATCACCCCGCCGCCGCCGGTCGAAGTTTTCCGCACCGGGACACTGAGTATGTCAGCGGGATGGCAGACAGAAACGAACCTAGGGGGCGTCTCGGCGGACCCACCGACCGTCGAGGTCGCCGTCCCTTCCGGCGGAGCGGTGTTTCCGAAACTCGATTTTTGGGACAATTTACTTTCGGTCTATCCGATCGGATCATCGGCCGGCTGGATGGCGGCCGCAACCGGCTCGGGAAGCGGGCACGGCAAAGATGATTTCCCTGGCCGCTTGGTTTGGGCGACCATTGCCGATGGCAAAGTTCGCAAAGTCCAATCGATTCCTCACGGTGAGATTTTGGTCGCGGTCGACCCCGCCTCCCAAAAGGTCTTGACGGTCGGGTCGAGCGACGATTCGAAGTCGACGCTTTGTGTTTGGTCGGCCAGCCCAAAAACCGATAAAGCGAAGCCGATCGTTCGTTGGGTCAGCCACAAAGATTCGTGGAGCGGAAACCCGTTCGCCGAATTTGTCGGCCCGAACTTGGTGATCCACCGCTGGGGTGACTCGCAATACGTCGTTTGGGACATCGAAGCCAAAACGGCTGTCTATGAAGTAAAGCAAGAATCCTTTTTCGATGCACCTCCGGTCATCAGTCCGGGGAAACGCTACTTGGCGCTACCGGAGGACAAAGCGGTGCGTTTGATCAATGCCGCCGATGGTATGACCTTGGCGACGCTGCCGATCGAAGGCGGCCGGACATCGGCCGTCGCATTTGACGCGCGGGGTGAGAACCTGGCCGTGTTGACCAATAATCAGCTCGCCATTTGGCAACTCGGTTCGTCATCGGAGCCCTCGCGTTACAACGCTAGTTCGGTTGGGTCACCGTTCGGGCAAAAGCTGGCTTGGGTCGATGAAACCAGTTTGCTTGTTGACGGAAAGACATTGTTCGATCTTGATCGTGAACTACCGATCTGGAACTACACACCGGCCTTCGCCGAAGTCGTTCGTGGCAGTGGGTTTCGTGAGGTCACGAAAGTCGCGTCGGGGCGATTCTGTTACGGAGTCCAACTTCGCGAGCGAGATTTCCAAGCCTTCGTGATTGGCGCGGTTGAACTGCCCGGTGATGGGGTGCGAGACACGATCGCTCGCGTTGACCGAGACAAGCTTTGGACTCTAGAAGCGGGTTCCAATGTGATGATCGAAACGAATTGCGGTTCGTACAACGCGGCGGCCCGGTCAGGTTTGGAGGCCGCCGCCCGAGCCTGTGGTTGGATCGTGCAGCCTTCGGCGACGATCGTCATCAAGGCCGAGATGGGACGCTCCAAACAGCAGACCGTGACGTATGAACAAATCGGCGGCGGACAAAGCCAGTCGGTCACCGTCGCTCCGTATTATTCAAATGTCGTCGTGATGGATGGGGACACCAGATTGTGGTCGACGGGCACATCCAGTGGTGGTGCCCCGTCATTCATGTGGGTTAAAAAGGACGAATCGATTCAAAGCCGTGTACGTGAAACCGAGAAGCCGGATCCTGAATTTTTCCAGCGCGTGGAATTCCCCGGCAAAATTCTGCACCCACGCTACCAGGGCGGTTTCGGAACTTCGACCTACGGCAAACGTGGTCTGATCGCCCAACCGCTGAGCGATTTGCCGATGTTGCCATGATCACCGATGCTTTTGTTTCGGTTCGAAATCGCGTTGAACGCGTTCGCGTTTGCTACAGCTTGGCTTTTAAAAACAACGCGAACGCCGTCGACTGGTTCGCCATGCTTGAATGATCAATGGCTGACTCGCACCGACAGACAGTGCTTCGCTACGGTTGCGGATGAAACAGTAGCCAAGCTTTATAGCCACCGCTGATGTTTCGGACGTCGAATCCGTTCTGCATCAGCACACGGGTTGCCAAGTAACCTCGCATTCCAACTTGACAGTAGGTAACGATGGTCTTGTCTTGGGGAACTTCCCCCAATCGATCACGCAAGGTCTCGATCGGAATGTTGATGGCACCTGGGATTGCCCCGTTTTCGAACTCAGCTTCGCTGCGTACGTCGAGTAAAAACATATCGGAGCTGGTTTGAACTTCGGCCGGGATACGATCGACTTGGGTGATCGGGTGGTCACCACGCAGCACTCCCGATGCCACGAAACCCAACATGTTAACCGGGTCTTTCGCATGTCCGAATTGCGGCGCGTAGCACAGTTCTGACTCTTCGAGTTCTTCGACCGACATGTTGCCTTGGATCGCGGTGGCAATCACGTCGATGCGTTTATCGACGCCGTTGCTGCCGACACCTTGTGCGCCTAAGATCGCACCGGATTCGGGATGAAACAGAAGCTTCAACGTCATTGGGCTGGCACCCGGGTAGTAGCCCGCGTGGTCGGACGGATGAATGTAGACTTTCTCGAAATCGACACTGGCCGCTTTGAGTTGCTTCTCGCTTTGCCCGGTCATGGCTGCGGCTTTGCCGAACGCACCAACAATCGCGGTGCCTTGGGTGCCGCGGTAGGCTGTTTGTCGACCAAAGATATGATCAGCGGCGATCCGCCCCTGGCGATTTGCGGGCCCCGCTAGGGGAACTTGCACCATCGCGCCGGATACAAAGTCTTCGACCTGGACCACGTCTCCGACCGCATATATGTCTGGGTCGTTGGTTTGCATGTGCTCATCGACATTGATGCCGCCGCGCGGACCACATTCCAGTCCCGCGTCAATGGCGAGTCCGTTTTCTGGTCGTACGCCAACGCTGAGCACAACGAAATCTGCGTCAAGCGTCTCTCCAGACTTCAGTTGGATCGCCAGGCCATCATCTCGGTCACGAAATTCGGTTGCCGATTCATTCAGGCGAATCTGAATTCCCTGACCGCGAAGTTCTTGATCGATCGGCGTGATCATTTCCGCATCCCAGGGCGGCAGGATTTGCGAAGCCAGTTCGACAATGGTCACATCAATTCCGCGCTTGCGGAGATTTTCGGCGACTTCGATTCCGATAAAGCCAGCTCCGACAATCACGGCGTGTCGTGCCCCCGACGTCGCCAATTGGTGCATGCGATCGGCATCATTCAAATCACGCAGCCCCAGAATAAGCTTGTGGTCGATGCCAGGAATTGGGGGACGAAATGGAGCGGCGCCCGTTGCGATAATCAGTTTGTCATAGTGTTCGACGTAGCCCGATCCGCTGTTTCGATCATGCACATGGACCGCTTTGGTCTCGCGATCGATTTTCGAAACCTCGGCGTTGACGCGAACATCAAGTCGATGTCGCGAACGCAACATCTCGATCGGTGCGACCAGTAACTTGTCGCGCGACAAGATTTCTCCGCCGACGTAGTAGGGCATTCCACAATTTGCGAACGAGGGATGTTCGCCACGTTCGAGCACGACGATCTCTGCGTGTTCGTCTAATCGCCGTGCCCGCGCCGCCGCTGACGCCCCGCCTGCTACACCGCCAATGATGACAATCTTCATCGTTGCTAAAGTCCTTTTCGTTGATCGTTCAAACGCGATTTAGCTTCCACCTCGATCGACCTGGTGATCGACCAAGCTTCGCGCCGTGAGGCGACGATCGTACCTCAAGGCCAGGACGCAAACGAGAGGCTTTCTACTGTAGAACCCATCCAAAACGCATGAGCCCAACGGGATAGTACCGAACTCGATTGTGAAAATCGGGCCCGCTAAATGCGCCTTTGACTCATCTGCTGATCAGCCTCAGCCTTTGAATCTCCTCGTGAGGTGATCCCAAGCGTGGGCCTATAGAGCACACCTGTCTGTCGCCGCCTCGCCAGAATCGCGTTCGGGTCGCAGCGGTCAGTTTTGTACTGTCGAGTATTTCGTCTGGTCGTTGAACGTTTTTCATACAATGTCGTACTTCTCAGCTGGGTATTTCCCTAATTCCAGTGGTGTGCGGATGTGTTCATGGATCTGGGGCGTAGATCAACTATGGCAGTGGAATTGTGGAACGCATGACGCCACACCGTTGTTTACCAGCCCCCCCGAGTCATTGGTAAACAGGAAACGGTTTGCTGCTCCTTCCCCACAGGTCATGCAGACTGGAGAGTCCGAATGAGTGATGTGACCGAGTTGGCCGGTGAAGTAGCCGACGGCGCCCTCCGCGCATTGACACAGACAACAGCATCGTCAGAAACTACACGTCGCCCGAAGGCGCGGGTTCCAGGTATGGAAACAGAGCCACGTCAAACACGTCGACCAGTTGTTAATCTAGGCGAGATGCCTCGCATTTTGATTGTCGACGACGATGCGGATTTATGCTTTGCGGTTGAACATCGATTGAACCAATACGACGTGGAAACACAAGTCGGCTACTTTGGCCAACAAGGATTTTGGAACGCAATGACATTTCGCCCCGATGTGATCGTTACCGATCTGGCAATGCCAAACGGCGACGGCGGTTTTCTGCTGGATCTAATTCGGTCCAACGCGACGCTTTCAGACACGCCGGTCATCGTCGTGTCTGGGATGCGTGATCCGAAAGTTCGCTCTCAAGCTCTTGCCCGCGGTGCGAACGCCTTTTTACAAAAACCAGTCACAAGCGAACAACTGGTCGAACAATTGTCTCGGTTTGTAACGCTTCAGACGAAAACAAAACGCAAGTTTGCTAAACTGTATTCGAACCATTGCGACGACCAAACGGAGGGGCTTTAACATGTCACGGGTCTTACTGATCGAGGATGATGAAGTCGATCGTCGAAATGTCATTCGAATGCTTTCACTGGCTTTGCCCGAATGGAGTATTCGCTCGAGCACCTGCCTTCTCGATGCCGAACGAGAACTGTCGGAGTTCGAATTTGACGTCATCTTGTGTGACCTCTCACTACCCGATTCCATCGGTATCAGTTCGCTCGTGCGAGTGCTACATGCCGCGTCGGGAGTGCCGATCATCGTACTGACCGGATTGGAGTCTGACAAAACGTCCATGGATGCGTTAATGGAAGGTGCGCAGGATTACTTAAACAAGAACCAGATCACGCCAGAGCTGATTCGACGATCGATTCAGTACTCGGTTCAACGCAATCACCTCAGTCAGCGAAATGCCGAATTGATGGCCTCACTCGTGAAAAGCGAAGAGGCGCTTCGTATTCAAAATCGTCGATTACGCAAAGCATGCGAAACGGCACAACAATTCGTTGATAACGTGTCGCACGAATTCCGGACTCCGTTAACGGTGATTAAGGAATACGCATCGATCATGGCAGAGGGTATGGTCGGTCCGGTACCGGATAAGCAATTGCGCTTGTTGCGAACCATCGATGATCGGGCGAGCGACTTGAACAACATGGTCGACGACATGTTGGACATTAGCAAATTGGAGTCTGGTCTGTTGACGGCCTGTCGCGAAAAGTGCTCGGTCGAATCGATCATCGAAAACGTCAGTTCGGCATTACAGCAGAAAGCGGCTATTCGCGAGATCGAATTGGAGATCTCCGTCGCCGACGATCTGCCAGATGTATTTTGTGATGCCGGAAAGGCAACCCGCACCTTGATCAATCTCGGTGTTAACGCTTTGAAGTTCGCCTCACATCATGTCGAAGTCAAAGTTCAATTCCAAACACCACACGATGTAGCGTTCACCGTCATCGATGATGGACCAGGAATTCCAGACGAACAGAAGGAATTGATATTCCAGAGGTTCAGCCAACTGCAATCCAATGTCGACAATGCCGGCAAGGGATTTGGCCTCGGGCTGAACATTGTTTCGGAATTGGTTGCGATCAATCTTGGACGATTGAGTGTGGACAGCCAAGACGGTAGCGGAAGCGAGTTCACGTTTACGTTGCCAACCTGCGATCACCTCGAAGTTGCTAAACGCTTCATCGATCATTCGTCTCGTAACGCGAATTGCCCGCAGACCGTCGCGTTGCTGAAATCGACGATACCAATTGATCAAGATGCCATCGGTGACGATGTCCGAAAGTTCTTCCTCTGTACGCTGCGGCAGAACGATTTGCTGCTTCAGATCGACCGCCGGTCCTATCTGATCCTAGCCGCGGTTGATCAAATTCAGCTAAGCGAGATGGGGTTCCGTATCGAAGAACAGCGTGCCCGATTGAATCGAAATCGATTGTCCAGCCCATTGCCAGAATTGCCACTCGAAAATCTGGGAATGTATCACCTAGATCAAAAGAACGAGGTCTTGATCGACAAAGTCGCCGAGCAGATCACCGACCGGGAGTATTCCTATGTCTAAGTTGAAAGCGTTAATCGTCGACGATGATGATTCGATCGCTCGGGGTGTCGCAATGCGTCTGGAGGCGATCGGCTTCGACACACGCGTCGCCCACGATGGCTCGAAAGGTCTTGAAGCAGTGACGAGTTACCAGCCAGATCTGATGGTACTCGACGTCCGAATGCCAATCCTTGATGGACTGGAGGTTCTCGAACGACTTGCCAATGATCCGCGGCACGACTTTCCAGTCATCATGGTTTCGGCAAGCTTGCAAGACCAAGATCGAGCCTTGGATGCCGGCGCGTCTTATTTTCTGAAGAAACCTTATGAAGGATCGGATCTGGCTCTGGCGGCTCAGATGGTCACCGGCGCGGCGGTTTAAACGCAACCCCCAGAATTATCGATGACCTCATCAATCAACATCAACTCTCGACCACCCAAACTCGGCCGGCGCCGATTCCTAAAAGTGTCGGGAACGGCAGCGCTGCTCCATGCAGGCAACCGCGGGACGGTTTCATCGGCGGTTGAAGTTGGTGCGCCCTCGGTGCACCGGAATCGCAAGCTTAAGCTACGTGTCCTTGGCACCCACGTCACCTTACAAGAAAAGATCCGTCTCAAAGCCGAGCAGGATCTTGGGCTAGAGATCGAATTCACGCCCGGTGGTAGTGCAGAAGTGCTGCATAAGGCATCGACTCAGCCGGAAAGCTTTGATCTCTATGAACAATGGTCCAATAGCCTTCGTGTCCTTTGGCAGGCCGGCTCAATCACCCCGATCGATATTGATCGGATTAAGCACTGGGGCGAAGTCAATCAGTTGACCAAAAGCGGTCGGCTCATTCCAGATGCAAAAATCGGTCGCGGCGATGCACCCCATCGTTTACTGTACGTTCAGCCGGACGGATCGGTGTCAGAACAAGAGTCGTCGCAAATCAGCTTTCTTCCCTACGTTCATAATGTCGATTCATTTGGATATGACGCCGACATTGTTCGCTACCAAGACCGTCAGCAGAGCTGGGCTTGGCTACTCGATCCACGCTGGCGAGGTCGCGTCGCGATTGTCAACGCGCCGGCGATCGGATTGTTCGACCTCGCGTTGGCCGCTCAAGCGAATGGTGACTTAACGTTCGATGACATTGGAGAGTTGTCGGAGAAGGATCTCGACCGCTTATTTGACCGAATGATCGATCTAAAAACTGGCGGCCATTTTCGAGGAATCTGGAACAGCGTGCCCGATTCGGTGCGACTGATGCAACGCAAGGAAGCGGTCATCGAAAGCATGTTCTCGCCGGCCGTGTACTCGCTGCGCCAATCAGGAACGAATTGTGTTTACGCGGCTCCTAAGGAAGGCTACCGCGCCTGGCACGGCGTGATGTGTATGTCCTCGGCGATCTCTGATGAAAGTCGCGAAGCGGCCTATCGATTCATGAATTGGTGGTTGTCCGGGTGGCCTGGCGCATTTATCGCCAGACAGGGCTACTATATTTCGAACCCGTCAAGAGCACGGCAATTCATGAGCCCAGAGGAATGGGATTATTGGTACGGTGGTCTACCGGCCGCCCGTGACTTGTTAGGCACGAGCGGCGAAGTTGTCGTCCGCGCC from Roseiconus lacunae includes the following:
- a CDS encoding response regulator — translated: MSDVTELAGEVADGALRALTQTTASSETTRRPKARVPGMETEPRQTRRPVVNLGEMPRILIVDDDADLCFAVEHRLNQYDVETQVGYFGQQGFWNAMTFRPDVIVTDLAMPNGDGGFLLDLIRSNATLSDTPVIVVSGMRDPKVRSQALARGANAFLQKPVTSEQLVEQLSRFVTLQTKTKRKFAKLYSNHCDDQTEGL
- a CDS encoding ABC transporter substrate-binding protein, whose product is MTSSININSRPPKLGRRRFLKVSGTAALLHAGNRGTVSSAVEVGAPSVHRNRKLKLRVLGTHVTLQEKIRLKAEQDLGLEIEFTPGGSAEVLHKASTQPESFDLYEQWSNSLRVLWQAGSITPIDIDRIKHWGEVNQLTKSGRLIPDAKIGRGDAPHRLLYVQPDGSVSEQESSQISFLPYVHNVDSFGYDADIVRYQDRQQSWAWLLDPRWRGRVAIVNAPAIGLFDLALAAQANGDLTFDDIGELSEKDLDRLFDRMIDLKTGGHFRGIWNSVPDSVRLMQRKEAVIESMFSPAVYSLRQSGTNCVYAAPKEGYRAWHGVMCMSSAISDESREAAYRFMNWWLSGWPGAFIARQGYYISNPSRARQFMSPEEWDYWYGGLPAARDLLGTSGEVVVRAGHVRNGGDYEARFSNVAVWNTVMDSYEYSLLRWNEFLSS
- a CDS encoding response regulator transcription factor, producing MSKLKALIVDDDDSIARGVAMRLEAIGFDTRVAHDGSKGLEAVTSYQPDLMVLDVRMPILDGLEVLERLANDPRHDFPVIMVSASLQDQDRALDAGASYFLKKPYEGSDLALAAQMVTGAAV
- a CDS encoding hybrid sensor histidine kinase/response regulator yields the protein MSRVLLIEDDEVDRRNVIRMLSLALPEWSIRSSTCLLDAERELSEFEFDVILCDLSLPDSIGISSLVRVLHAASGVPIIVLTGLESDKTSMDALMEGAQDYLNKNQITPELIRRSIQYSVQRNHLSQRNAELMASLVKSEEALRIQNRRLRKACETAQQFVDNVSHEFRTPLTVIKEYASIMAEGMVGPVPDKQLRLLRTIDDRASDLNNMVDDMLDISKLESGLLTACREKCSVESIIENVSSALQQKAAIREIELEISVADDLPDVFCDAGKATRTLINLGVNALKFASHHVEVKVQFQTPHDVAFTVIDDGPGIPDEQKELIFQRFSQLQSNVDNAGKGFGLGLNIVSELVAINLGRLSVDSQDGSGSEFTFTLPTCDHLEVAKRFIDHSSRNANCPQTVALLKSTIPIDQDAIGDDVRKFFLCTLRQNDLLLQIDRRSYLILAAVDQIQLSEMGFRIEEQRARLNRNRLSSPLPELPLENLGMYHLDQKNEVLIDKVAEQITDREYSYV
- a CDS encoding SHD1 domain-containing protein, producing MFGELSIQFPRRIFSTLMLMASVLLASSARGQSSGGMPPGIKLKPAAGEQIEVLFLGDWRPGQVVDVSRNEVMADFEFGASTQRRTFPLHETRYPWQAKVISPVYNWKDKSGQFSVKAAVLDNDRDANTVTLYRLDTNAEITVPIDKLSEVDQRRLEKILGNAPLKITPPPPVEVFRTGTLSMSAGWQTETNLGGVSADPPTVEVAVPSGGAVFPKLDFWDNLLSVYPIGSSAGWMAAATGSGSGHGKDDFPGRLVWATIADGKVRKVQSIPHGEILVAVDPASQKVLTVGSSDDSKSTLCVWSASPKTDKAKPIVRWVSHKDSWSGNPFAEFVGPNLVIHRWGDSQYVVWDIEAKTAVYEVKQESFFDAPPVISPGKRYLALPEDKAVRLINAADGMTLATLPIEGGRTSAVAFDARGENLAVLTNNQLAIWQLGSSSEPSRYNASSVGSPFGQKLAWVDETSLLVDGKTLFDLDRELPIWNYTPAFAEVVRGSGFREVTKVASGRFCYGVQLRERDFQAFVIGAVELPGDGVRDTIARVDRDKLWTLEAGSNVMIETNCGSYNAAARSGLEAAARACGWIVQPSATIVIKAEMGRSKQQTVTYEQIGGGQSQSVTVAPYYSNVVVMDGDTRLWSTGTSSGGAPSFMWVKKDESIQSRVRETEKPDPEFFQRVEFPGKILHPRYQGGFGTSTYGKRGLIAQPLSDLPMLP
- a CDS encoding FAD-dependent oxidoreductase, with product MKIVIIGGVAGGASAAARARRLDEHAEIVVLERGEHPSFANCGMPYYVGGEILSRDKLLVAPIEMLRSRHRLDVRVNAEVSKIDRETKAVHVHDRNSGSGYVEHYDKLIIATGAAPFRPPIPGIDHKLILGLRDLNDADRMHQLATSGARHAVIVGAGFIGIEVAENLRKRGIDVTIVELASQILPPWDAEMITPIDQELRGQGIQIRLNESATEFRDRDDGLAIQLKSGETLDADFVVLSVGVRPENGLAIDAGLECGPRGGINVDEHMQTNDPDIYAVGDVVQVEDFVSGAMVQVPLAGPANRQGRIAADHIFGRQTAYRGTQGTAIVGAFGKAAAMTGQSEKQLKAASVDFEKVYIHPSDHAGYYPGASPMTLKLLFHPESGAILGAQGVGSNGVDKRIDVIATAIQGNMSVEELEESELCYAPQFGHAKDPVNMLGFVASGVLRGDHPITQVDRIPAEVQTSSDMFLLDVRSEAEFENGAIPGAINIPIETLRDRLGEVPQDKTIVTYCQVGMRGYLATRVLMQNGFDVRNISGGYKAWLLFHPQP